The DNA region TAAGTGAATTTTATGTGAGTTTGTTCGTAAGAAACGGAGTATTCGGTCGAATTTACTAGCAATTATAGTGAAAAAGTTGTATTCTTATGTAGGTAATTTTTTCGTATAGGTCAGATTTATAAGTAATTTATAACTCATATCAAATAATTTGTAGTATAATATATAGTAAGTAAGGAGGGCTGAACATGGAAGAATTAAAAATTGCGAATGCACAGCCACGCGAAGCGGCTCGTCAAAAAGCAACACAAAACGCAGCAGAGATCCTTTTAGAAATTCGTAGCAAACGCGGTATTTCTCAAGCGCGTCTAGCTGAAATCTCTGGACGTAAACAAAGCTACATTTCACGTGTAGAATCAAGACAACAAAACATTTCATTAGCAACGTTACAAGAAATCGTTGACGCTGTTGGCGGAAACCTAGTTGTTAAAGTTGAATTATAATCTTGTCTGATTAATAGAATAACTTAGAAAAGTCGTATTCGTTTGTGGCCCTGAAGTTCCACGAACGAATGCGGCTGTTTTTATATCCAAAATTTATATTTTTGAATGTGTGATTAGCTTAGATCGCTCAATCACATAGATTTTTTTGTATCTTCAATTTCAAGTAATTAATATTTAGCCAATTTGGTTTATATAAGTAAAGCTTTTATGCTGGTCATCAGTTTACTTGAGAATAATAGTATTGATAACTTTGTGTTCAAAAATCACCTGTGGTTAACAATTAAGAACAACTCGATTAGTAGGATGCAAACTTGGATAACTAGTAAATGTTAGCAATTTATTAGCACGATTTTGTTATAGCCATAGGCGGGAGCTTTCCTAGCATGACTGAGCAGTGAAAAAGAGAGGCTGACCCATAAGCTGGCGGTGCGACAAAAGTTGTTCAGAGA from Aerococcus urinaeequi includes:
- a CDS encoding helix-turn-helix domain-containing protein, giving the protein MEELKIANAQPREAARQKATQNAAEILLEIRSKRGISQARLAEISGRKQSYISRVESRQQNISLATLQEIVDAVGGNLVVKVEL